In the genome of Nitrospira japonica, one region contains:
- a CDS encoding MFS transporter produces MTSARSFVLICTVGVLCFISYNMVRMPVLALFAESLGAGPERIGLIVSVSTLTGVLLKLPSGALSDIYGRTILLRIGVVAFGLPPFLYPFITDLNALTALRFAHGLATAIFAPSALATVAELYRERRGAALGTYTACTQSGALLGPFIGGYLVYTSGFPAAFVTAGVFGCAAIVLFYSLRLNVAPPRMQGRGLSAVTAEMWKGFTVVSRNKKVLITSSTDAAKMIANGALMAFLPLYGLSVGLNAGDVGLLFSVQAFTSFFSKPIMGRVSDRIGRQPLIVLGLMICAATFVCIPHVSFFPLLLVLSAGFGFGEAVVSSSSSALVADSSEFKTLGAGMGMQGTIMDIGHASGPLLAGILIAVMSYAGAFAVIAGLQLVAASAFWITMRQA; encoded by the coding sequence ATGACGTCCGCGCGAAGTTTCGTCCTGATCTGCACGGTCGGCGTACTCTGTTTTATCAGCTACAACATGGTGCGCATGCCCGTGCTGGCGCTATTTGCCGAATCGCTCGGCGCAGGGCCTGAGCGGATCGGATTGATCGTGTCGGTGTCGACGTTGACCGGCGTGCTCCTCAAGCTGCCGTCCGGCGCCCTGTCCGACATTTACGGCCGGACGATCCTGCTTCGGATCGGCGTCGTGGCTTTCGGCCTTCCCCCGTTCCTGTATCCGTTCATTACGGACCTGAACGCGTTGACCGCATTGCGGTTCGCGCATGGACTTGCGACGGCGATCTTCGCGCCGAGCGCCCTGGCGACCGTGGCGGAACTCTATCGGGAACGCCGCGGGGCAGCTCTCGGCACCTATACGGCTTGTACGCAGTCGGGTGCCTTGCTGGGGCCCTTCATCGGAGGCTATCTGGTCTATACGTCGGGATTCCCCGCGGCGTTCGTCACGGCCGGCGTGTTCGGATGCGCCGCGATCGTCCTCTTTTACAGCCTGCGGCTGAACGTGGCGCCCCCGCGCATGCAGGGAAGGGGACTGTCGGCGGTCACGGCGGAGATGTGGAAGGGGTTTACGGTGGTCTCGAGAAACAAGAAGGTGCTGATCACCAGTTCCACGGACGCGGCCAAGATGATTGCCAACGGCGCCTTGATGGCATTCCTGCCGCTGTACGGTCTGTCGGTGGGGTTAAATGCCGGGGATGTCGGATTGCTGTTCAGCGTGCAGGCATTCACGTCGTTTTTTTCCAAGCCGATCATGGGACGGGTATCCGACCGCATCGGGCGGCAGCCGCTCATCGTGCTGGGATTGATGATCTGCGCCGCCACGTTCGTTTGCATCCCGCATGTTTCGTTCTTTCCGCTCCTCCTGGTTCTGTCCGCCGGGTTTGGGTTCGGTGAGGCAGTGGTCTCGTCCTCATCCTCCGCCCTCGTGGCGGACAGCTCCGAGTTCAAGACGCTGGGGGCGGGCATGGGCATGCAGGGCACGATCATGGACATCGGACACGCGAGCGGGCCGCTCCTGGCCGGTATTCTGATCGCCGTGATGAGCTATGCCGGCGCCTTCGCCGTGATCGCCGGCCTGCAACTCGTGGCGGCGTCGGCCTTCTGGATTACGATGAGACAGGCGTGA
- a CDS encoding carboxylesterase family protein, with amino-acid sequence MTPWTLALVFLTALTALGLWSEPSSRAADADALAPLIFQYLDSQNSDEAERLLRAITARPDASIETVTQIVQTEYPYSSQPIGTLPDEQVVVDGRSYQLALSIPLTYQPSKGYALVVCLHGAGFTGEAYLERWRARLEDEYLLACPTYPGGAWFTKRAETLVLASIKQVRRRYHVDPDQIFLTGMSNGGIGTWLIGMHHAPLFAGIAPMASGLDQVLMPFLANLRNTPVYMIHGEKDQVMPVELSRSISRELTALGYPHVYREHQGEHPVAGGHYFPREELPELAAWLNRQRRDPLPARLTVVREASHFQPFDWVRLDATDPIAAFADDLVSKRDESIRRREYAKLDATIVAPDRIDVTTERIRRYSLFLNEGMIDVTKPLTVSTNGKVSFEGLVTPSVEHLLRQMRLRDDPRQLFSIHLTISTQTP; translated from the coding sequence GTGACCCCGTGGACGCTCGCGCTGGTCTTTCTTACCGCTCTGACCGCCCTCGGCCTGTGGAGTGAGCCGAGCTCCCGGGCCGCGGATGCCGACGCGCTGGCTCCGCTGATTTTCCAGTATCTGGATTCGCAGAATAGCGACGAAGCGGAACGGCTGCTGCGGGCGATCACGGCACGCCCTGACGCGTCGATCGAAACCGTTACGCAAATCGTCCAAACGGAATATCCGTATTCGTCGCAGCCCATCGGCACCCTGCCGGACGAGCAGGTCGTCGTCGACGGCCGGTCTTATCAGCTCGCGCTGTCTATTCCGCTCACCTATCAACCGTCCAAAGGCTATGCGTTGGTGGTGTGCCTGCACGGTGCCGGATTTACCGGCGAGGCCTATCTTGAACGATGGAGGGCTCGCCTGGAGGATGAATATTTGCTCGCCTGTCCGACGTATCCGGGGGGCGCGTGGTTCACCAAACGGGCGGAGACGCTCGTTCTCGCGTCCATCAAGCAGGTGCGGCGGCGGTATCATGTGGATCCCGACCAGATTTTCCTCACCGGCATGTCGAATGGCGGTATCGGCACATGGCTGATCGGGATGCACCACGCGCCGCTGTTCGCCGGTATCGCCCCGATGGCGAGCGGGCTGGATCAGGTGCTGATGCCCTTCCTCGCGAATCTGCGAAATACCCCAGTTTATATGATCCACGGCGAAAAGGACCAGGTCATGCCGGTCGAACTGAGCCGGTCGATTTCCCGCGAACTGACGGCACTGGGCTACCCACATGTATACCGGGAACATCAGGGCGAGCATCCGGTGGCCGGCGGCCACTACTTCCCGCGGGAGGAATTGCCCGAGCTGGCGGCCTGGCTCAATCGCCAGCGGCGCGATCCACTGCCCGCGAGACTGACGGTGGTTCGCGAGGCCAGCCACTTTCAGCCGTTCGATTGGGTACGGCTCGACGCCACCGATCCCATCGCCGCCTTTGCCGACGATTTGGTCAGCAAACGGGACGAGTCGATCCGCCGCCGGGAGTATGCCAAGCTCGACGCGACGATCGTCGCGCCGGATCGCATCGACGTGACGACGGAGCGGATCCGGCGCTACAGCCTGTTCCTCAATGAGGGAATGATCGACGTGACGAAGCCGTTGACCGTCTCGACCAACGGCAAGGTGTCGTTCGAAGGGCTCGTGACCCCGTCGGTGGAGCACCTGCTCAGGCAGATGCGGCTGCGCGACGATCCGCGGCAGCTGTTTTCCATCCACCTGACCATTTCGACGCAGACGCCATGA
- a CDS encoding riboflavin synthase produces the protein MARRVLARRGARVRRGHFQYPVMFTGIVEEMGAIRSVDKTLAGTRMTILATAVMSDLKVGDSVSVNGACLTVAERHEAWFAVEVSPETLSVTTLGRLAAGAPVNLERAMKLNERIGGHLVAGHVDGIGRVRSRRSDANAIVVTIDLPPEVLRYCVMKGSITVDGVSLTINEVADHAVSVAIIPHTAKVTTLGLKQVDDPVNLESDLIGKYVERLLQDRSQLSKPTPAIDTDYLKKKGLI, from the coding sequence GTGGCAAGGCGCGTCTTGGCGCGCCGGGGTGCGCGGGTGAGAAGGGGCCATTTTCAATATCCTGTCATGTTCACCGGAATCGTCGAAGAAATGGGCGCCATACGGTCCGTCGACAAGACGCTCGCCGGCACGAGGATGACGATTCTCGCGACGGCCGTCATGAGCGACTTGAAGGTCGGGGACAGCGTGAGCGTGAACGGCGCCTGCTTGACGGTGGCGGAACGTCATGAAGCCTGGTTCGCGGTGGAGGTCTCTCCGGAAACGCTCTCGGTCACGACGCTCGGCCGTCTCGCGGCGGGCGCCCCGGTGAATTTGGAACGGGCCATGAAGCTGAACGAGCGCATCGGCGGTCATCTCGTGGCAGGCCACGTGGACGGAATCGGCAGGGTTCGCAGCCGCCGCTCGGACGCGAACGCCATCGTCGTCACGATCGATCTGCCGCCGGAGGTGCTGCGCTATTGCGTCATGAAAGGCTCGATCACGGTGGACGGAGTCAGTTTGACCATCAACGAGGTGGCCGACCATGCCGTATCGGTCGCGATCATTCCCCACACCGCCAAGGTGACGACGCTCGGCCTCAAGCAGGTCGATGATCCGGTGAATCTGGAATCGGACCTGATCGGCAAGTACGTCGAGCGATTGCTCCAGGATCGGAGCCAACTGTCCAAGCCGACTCCCGCCATCGATACGGACTACCTCAAGAAAAAGGGGCTCATCTAG
- the acs gene encoding acetate--CoA ligase produces the protein MADNIDTLLKESRVYRPTPKTVSAAHIQDYETAYKQSIADPEAFWSGMAEELEWFTPWKTVLEWNYPWAKWFVGATCNIAYNCLDRHVATWRKNKVALIWVGENDQERIFTYAELHRQVNRCANALKKLGIQKGDRVTIYLPKIPEQVVAMLACARIGAIHSVVYSGFSAPALSSRINDAEAKLVITADVGFDRGKIINLKPVVDEAVKSCATVEHVVVVRRQTPGPALSAPKEIDWHDWLRHETPHCAAEPLDAEAPLYILYTSGTTGKPKGVVHVHGGYMVGTYATTKYVFDLKDDDVYFCVADPGWVTGHSYIVYGPLLNGATILTAEGKPDYPTPGRWWDLIERYGVSIFYTTPTAIRLLMRYGEDWPKKSDLSTLRILGSVGEPINPEAWEWFHRVTGGDKPIMDTWWQTETGSILITPLPSVPLKPGSATRPFLGIEADVVDRQGNSLPPNAGGFAVIKKPWPSMMRTIYKDPDRYKVYWTTIPNCYTAGDVCHKDADGYMWFMGRADDVIKVAGNRLGTAEVESALVSHQAVAEAAVIGKPHKTVGESIKAFVILKQGEKETPELIHSIKEQVKHELGKIAVPAEIDIVTSLPKTRSGKIMRRVLKAKELGQDPGDISTIEE, from the coding sequence ATGGCGGATAACATCGATACCCTCCTGAAAGAAAGCCGGGTTTACCGGCCGACGCCCAAGACCGTCTCCGCAGCCCACATTCAGGATTACGAGACCGCATACAAGCAGTCAATCGCCGACCCTGAAGCGTTCTGGAGCGGCATGGCCGAGGAATTGGAATGGTTCACCCCCTGGAAGACGGTGCTCGAGTGGAACTACCCCTGGGCCAAGTGGTTCGTCGGCGCGACCTGCAATATCGCCTATAACTGCCTTGATCGCCACGTCGCGACCTGGCGCAAAAACAAAGTCGCGTTGATCTGGGTGGGTGAGAACGATCAGGAACGGATCTTCACCTACGCCGAACTCCATCGGCAAGTCAATCGCTGCGCGAACGCGCTGAAGAAGCTCGGGATTCAGAAGGGCGACCGCGTGACGATCTACCTGCCCAAGATTCCGGAACAAGTGGTGGCGATGCTGGCCTGTGCCAGAATCGGCGCGATCCACAGCGTCGTCTATTCCGGATTCAGCGCTCCGGCCCTGTCGAGCCGCATCAACGACGCGGAGGCGAAACTCGTGATTACCGCCGACGTGGGGTTCGATCGAGGCAAGATCATCAATCTCAAACCGGTCGTCGACGAGGCCGTGAAGAGTTGCGCCACGGTGGAACACGTGGTGGTGGTACGCAGACAGACTCCTGGGCCGGCGTTGTCCGCCCCGAAGGAAATCGATTGGCACGACTGGCTCCGGCATGAGACGCCTCACTGTGCCGCGGAGCCTCTCGACGCCGAAGCGCCGCTCTATATTCTGTATACGTCCGGCACCACCGGCAAACCGAAGGGCGTGGTCCACGTGCACGGCGGCTACATGGTCGGCACCTATGCCACGACGAAGTATGTCTTCGATCTGAAGGACGACGATGTGTATTTCTGCGTGGCGGATCCCGGCTGGGTGACAGGTCACAGTTATATCGTGTACGGCCCCTTGCTCAACGGCGCGACCATTTTGACCGCGGAGGGCAAACCGGACTATCCCACCCCGGGCCGGTGGTGGGACTTGATCGAACGCTACGGCGTGTCGATCTTCTACACGACCCCGACCGCCATCCGGTTGTTGATGCGCTACGGAGAAGATTGGCCCAAGAAGTCCGACTTGTCCACACTGCGCATTCTGGGCAGCGTCGGTGAACCCATCAATCCCGAGGCTTGGGAATGGTTCCATCGCGTAACCGGCGGCGACAAACCCATCATGGATACCTGGTGGCAGACGGAAACCGGATCGATCCTGATCACGCCGCTTCCCAGCGTACCGCTGAAGCCGGGATCAGCCACGAGACCGTTCCTCGGCATCGAAGCCGACGTCGTCGATCGGCAGGGCAACAGTCTTCCCCCGAATGCCGGCGGGTTCGCCGTGATCAAGAAACCCTGGCCTTCGATGATGCGGACCATCTATAAGGATCCCGATCGCTACAAGGTCTACTGGACGACGATCCCGAATTGCTACACGGCCGGAGACGTCTGCCACAAGGACGCCGACGGCTACATGTGGTTCATGGGCCGTGCCGACGACGTCATCAAAGTGGCGGGCAACCGGCTCGGAACCGCGGAGGTGGAAAGCGCCCTCGTCAGTCACCAGGCGGTAGCCGAGGCCGCGGTGATCGGCAAGCCCCACAAGACGGTGGGCGAATCCATCAAGGCCTTCGTCATTTTGAAGCAAGGGGAAAAGGAAACTCCCGAACTCATCCACTCCATCAAAGAGCAAGTCAAACACGAACTGGGAAAGATCGCGGTGCCGGCTGAGATCGACATCGTGACCTCGCTGCCCAAAACCCGATCCGGCAAGATCATGCGGCGGGTGCTCAAAGCGAAGGAACTGGGACAGGATCCCGGCGACATTTCAACCATCGAAGAGTAA
- the ppdK gene encoding pyruvate, phosphate dikinase: protein MAKKYVYYFGDGKAEGTSNMKELLGGKGAGLAEMTNLGISVPPGFTISTEACVEYYKLGKKYPPGMWEAALQALKRIERSMGMGFGDPERPLLVSVRSGARASMPGMMDTVLNVGLTTKTVEGLAAKTRNDRFAQDSYRRFVSMFGSIVMGVPREHFEAILKHKKTEVGVAHETHLDARHLRELVASFKALVKEETKKDFPDEPLEQLRMAISAVFSSWFGARAITYRRLYGIPDAWGTAVNVVAMVFGNMGETSGTGVAFTRSPSSGEKTFFGECLMNAQGEDVVAGIRTPLPVNALAKNVPEAYKDLEHTYKKLEKHYRDMLDLEFTIQEGKLYMLQTRVGKRTGIAAVKIAVDMVKEGAITRQEAVQRIGADQLAQYLYPIFDTKEESKANPLGKGLPAGPGAAAGKIALTPDRAVDMKAAGTRVVLVRQETSPDDIHGMNAAAGFLTARGGMTSHAAVVARQMGKVCVAGCESVEVLDAQTVKIGAKTFREGDYLSINGSTGNVYEGDIPVVESEIIQVIQGKLDPRKSDKFQRFATILSWADSFRTLRVRANADVPEQANIARGFGAEGIGLCRTEHMFFAEDRITIMQKMILARTKEEREKFLDQLLPLQKQDFIGLYREMQGFPVTIRLLDPPLHEFLPKREELMVEIAQLELTGGDGAKLEEKRRLLARVEELHEFNPMLGLRGCRLGITMPEITRMQARAIMEAACELAKEGKKIVPEIMIPLVGMVSEMKSQKDLVREVAQETMKRYNVKLSYFVGTMIELPRAAVTADRIAEEAEFFSFGTNDLTQTTFGFSRDDAAKFIDHYKTVNVMESDPFAVLDREGVGALMKQAISAGRKTRPQIKLGICGEHGGDPSSVEFCHELGLDYVSCSPYRVPIARLAAAHAALAEADAKKAAKPSAASRAKPKSAARSSRRSQTARKTARKKTR from the coding sequence GTGGCAAAGAAATACGTTTACTACTTCGGGGACGGCAAAGCCGAGGGCACGTCGAACATGAAAGAGTTGCTCGGCGGAAAAGGCGCGGGGTTGGCCGAAATGACCAATCTGGGTATCTCCGTTCCGCCCGGCTTCACGATTTCGACCGAAGCCTGCGTCGAATATTACAAGCTGGGGAAAAAGTATCCGCCCGGGATGTGGGAAGCGGCCTTGCAGGCCCTGAAGCGGATTGAACGATCCATGGGCATGGGATTCGGCGATCCCGAGCGCCCGCTGCTGGTGTCGGTGCGGTCCGGCGCGCGCGCCTCCATGCCGGGAATGATGGACACGGTGCTGAACGTGGGCTTGACCACCAAGACCGTCGAAGGTCTGGCCGCCAAGACCCGCAACGACCGGTTCGCCCAGGACAGCTACCGCCGGTTCGTGTCGATGTTCGGCAGCATCGTCATGGGCGTCCCGCGCGAACATTTCGAGGCCATTCTCAAGCACAAGAAAACCGAAGTCGGCGTCGCGCACGAAACCCATCTCGACGCGAGACACCTGCGCGAGCTGGTCGCGAGCTTCAAGGCGCTGGTTAAAGAGGAAACCAAGAAGGATTTTCCGGACGAGCCGCTGGAGCAATTGCGGATGGCCATCAGCGCCGTCTTCTCCTCCTGGTTCGGCGCGCGGGCCATCACGTACCGCCGGCTGTACGGCATTCCCGATGCGTGGGGGACGGCGGTGAACGTCGTCGCCATGGTGTTCGGCAACATGGGCGAGACGAGCGGGACCGGCGTCGCGTTCACCCGGAGCCCGAGTTCCGGTGAGAAGACGTTCTTCGGCGAATGCCTGATGAACGCACAGGGTGAAGACGTGGTGGCGGGCATCCGCACGCCGCTGCCCGTGAACGCGCTCGCGAAGAACGTGCCAGAGGCCTACAAGGACCTGGAACATACCTACAAGAAGCTCGAGAAACATTACCGCGACATGCTGGACCTGGAGTTTACGATCCAGGAAGGCAAGCTCTACATGCTGCAGACCCGCGTCGGCAAACGCACCGGGATCGCGGCCGTCAAGATTGCCGTGGACATGGTGAAAGAGGGAGCCATCACCCGGCAGGAAGCGGTTCAACGGATCGGAGCGGATCAGCTGGCGCAATATCTCTATCCTATTTTCGATACCAAAGAAGAATCCAAGGCCAATCCGTTGGGTAAGGGATTGCCGGCCGGTCCCGGCGCGGCGGCCGGTAAGATCGCCCTGACGCCCGATCGCGCCGTGGACATGAAGGCGGCGGGAACCCGGGTCGTGCTGGTCCGACAGGAGACGAGTCCGGACGATATTCACGGAATGAACGCGGCGGCCGGGTTTCTTACCGCCCGTGGCGGGATGACCTCCCATGCGGCGGTCGTGGCCCGCCAGATGGGCAAAGTCTGCGTAGCAGGGTGCGAATCCGTGGAAGTGCTGGATGCCCAAACGGTGAAGATCGGCGCCAAGACGTTCCGCGAAGGCGATTATTTGTCGATCAACGGATCCACGGGCAACGTGTATGAAGGCGATATTCCCGTCGTGGAATCCGAGATCATCCAGGTGATCCAGGGCAAGCTCGATCCGAGAAAGTCGGACAAGTTCCAGCGGTTCGCCACGATTCTCTCCTGGGCCGACAGCTTCCGGACTCTGCGGGTGCGCGCCAACGCCGACGTGCCCGAGCAGGCCAACATCGCGCGGGGGTTCGGCGCCGAGGGCATCGGCCTCTGCCGCACGGAACACATGTTTTTCGCGGAGGACCGGATCACGATCATGCAGAAGATGATCCTGGCCCGGACGAAGGAAGAACGGGAAAAATTCCTCGATCAACTCCTGCCGCTGCAGAAGCAGGACTTCATCGGCCTCTACCGCGAGATGCAGGGATTTCCGGTGACCATCCGGCTCCTCGATCCCCCGCTGCACGAATTTCTCCCGAAGCGGGAAGAATTGATGGTGGAGATCGCGCAACTGGAATTGACGGGAGGGGACGGCGCCAAGCTCGAGGAAAAACGCCGGCTGCTCGCCCGCGTCGAGGAACTGCACGAATTCAATCCCATGCTCGGGCTCCGCGGCTGCCGGCTGGGGATCACGATGCCTGAGATTACGCGGATGCAGGCCAGAGCCATCATGGAAGCCGCCTGCGAGTTGGCGAAGGAAGGCAAGAAGATCGTGCCGGAGATCATGATTCCGTTGGTCGGCATGGTTTCCGAGATGAAGTCTCAAAAAGACTTGGTCCGTGAAGTCGCGCAGGAAACCATGAAGCGGTACAACGTCAAGCTGTCTTATTTCGTCGGCACCATGATCGAGTTGCCCCGCGCCGCAGTGACCGCCGACCGCATCGCCGAAGAGGCGGAATTTTTCTCATTCGGGACCAACGATTTGACGCAGACCACGTTCGGCTTTTCCCGCGACGACGCCGCAAAATTCATCGACCACTACAAGACCGTCAATGTCATGGAGTCCGATCCCTTCGCCGTCCTCGATCGGGAGGGTGTCGGCGCGCTGATGAAGCAGGCGATCTCGGCGGGCCGGAAGACTCGTCCTCAGATCAAGTTGGGCATCTGCGGAGAGCACGGAGGGGATCCGAGCTCGGTCGAGTTCTGCCACGAACTGGGGCTGGATTATGTCAGTTGCTCGCCTTACCGGGTGCCGATCGCCAGGCTTGCCGCGGCTCATGCCGCGTTGGCCGAAGCGGATGCCAAGAAAGCCGCCAAACCTTCTGCTGCGTCGCGCGCGAAACCGAAGAGCGCGGCGCGATCCTCGCGCCGTTCCCAGACGGCCCGTAAAACGGCCCGCAAGAAGACGCGATGA
- the ribD gene encoding bifunctional diaminohydroxyphosphoribosylaminopyrimidine deaminase/5-amino-6-(5-phosphoribosylamino)uracil reductase RibD: MRVNPADDDRYMSLALRLAEKGRGTTSPNPMAGAVVVRRGRIVGRGFHLRPGLPHAEILALLEAGPLSEGADLYITLEPCCHTKKRTPPCVPAVLDSNLRRVIVATTDPNPLVDGKGVAALRRAGLPVTLGVKEREAQALNRTYSHWVTARRPYVILKAGMTLDGQIATSTGRSRWITGMPSRRDAHRLRTQVDAVLVGVGTVLKDDPSLIARTGPRLLAPADRQALRVVVDSTLRVPPGAHVLSEQETAKTLVATTTAASVSRRRALEQLGIEILILPSAEKQVSLPALLRALGHRGITSVLVEGGGEINASLLRGKLIDHVCLYVAPMLLGGADAMGLIGGRGPVRLASASGLRGMKIRSLGEDFLVEGDL, translated from the coding sequence ATGCGAGTTAACCCCGCGGACGACGACCGGTACATGTCCCTGGCGCTTCGTCTGGCGGAGAAGGGACGGGGGACGACCAGCCCAAACCCCATGGCGGGGGCTGTGGTGGTCAGGCGCGGCCGCATCGTAGGCCGAGGGTTTCATCTTCGTCCCGGCCTGCCGCACGCGGAAATTCTCGCCCTCCTCGAGGCGGGCCCCTTGTCCGAAGGGGCGGATCTCTACATCACTCTGGAACCCTGTTGCCATACGAAGAAACGCACTCCGCCGTGCGTCCCGGCTGTGCTCGATTCCAACTTGCGGCGCGTGATCGTCGCGACGACCGACCCGAATCCGCTGGTCGACGGCAAAGGCGTCGCGGCGCTCCGGCGTGCCGGACTTCCGGTCACCCTTGGCGTGAAGGAGCGAGAGGCTCAAGCGCTGAACCGAACCTATAGTCACTGGGTCACTGCAAGGCGGCCGTATGTCATTCTGAAGGCGGGGATGACGCTGGATGGGCAGATTGCGACGTCCACCGGTCGATCGCGGTGGATCACCGGCATGCCGTCTCGCAGAGATGCGCATCGGTTACGCACGCAGGTCGATGCGGTGTTGGTCGGCGTGGGCACGGTGCTGAAAGACGATCCGTCGTTGATCGCCAGAACGGGTCCGCGTTTGCTCGCGCCTGCCGATAGGCAGGCGCTGCGTGTCGTGGTCGACAGCACCCTCCGGGTGCCGCCTGGCGCCCATGTGCTTTCGGAGCAGGAAACCGCCAAGACGCTCGTTGCGACGACGACGGCTGCCTCCGTATCCCGCCGTCGAGCCCTCGAACAGCTTGGAATCGAGATCCTCATCCTGCCGTCGGCCGAGAAACAGGTGTCGTTGCCGGCGCTGTTGAGAGCGTTGGGCCACCGCGGAATCACGTCGGTGCTCGTCGAAGGCGGCGGCGAAATCAACGCATCGCTGCTTCGCGGGAAGCTCATCGATCACGTATGCTTGTACGTCGCCCCGATGTTACTGGGGGGGGCTGATGCCATGGGACTCATCGGCGGTCGGGGACCGGTGCGGCTCGCATCGGCTTCAGGGCTGCGCGGCATGAAAATCCGATCTCTCGGCGAGGATTTTTTGGTCGAAGGAGATTTGTGA
- a CDS encoding caspase family protein: MSPRFASRVRFFVRSLCSCLLLASVTSSTFSAWAQMGKPEGLYYKSWAVVIGIENYVVAPKLPGAREDAKAMAQALRGLGFEEVVELYDGEASFRRLQQLLSDFLPRKVGRQDRLVIYFAGHAGMARDQSGSEAGYLVPWDAQPNNVSKAVTFDQLKEFSRRTASKHTLLLLDVAVRGWEVSAAQPLSLEGRITPEDDQEKRAVQVLTAGDKGETAVRTQDRSLFVQVLAAGLAGAADLDKNGWLMASELGHYAIQQIQEQSKGAQHPLFTQLEGDGDTILIEGRKAAFRLGGEPQSPAERKQAAKLQYEQAFALLQTGKSADEALDRLNRALEYDPEYGDAYVLKSYVRLEVLPDLNEALSAGTLAVQHAPKNPDSHYTLGLIYEKRGQYQEAEQAMLNALAVNPAYMDVYFSLGVLYEDELKNDQKAIEAFQRYLELGGNHVRAREAVARGNRSQPGKP; encoded by the coding sequence ATGTCGCCACGGTTTGCCAGTCGCGTCCGCTTTTTCGTTCGATCGCTGTGTTCCTGCCTGCTTCTCGCGTCGGTGACGTCCTCCACATTCTCCGCCTGGGCGCAAATGGGAAAGCCGGAAGGACTGTATTACAAGTCCTGGGCGGTCGTCATCGGCATCGAGAACTACGTCGTGGCGCCCAAGCTGCCCGGCGCGCGGGAAGACGCCAAAGCAATGGCCCAGGCCCTGCGCGGGCTTGGTTTTGAAGAGGTCGTGGAGCTGTACGACGGCGAGGCCAGCTTTCGGCGGCTCCAGCAGTTGCTGTCCGATTTTCTTCCGCGCAAGGTCGGGCGTCAGGACCGTCTGGTCATCTATTTCGCTGGCCATGCCGGAATGGCGCGCGACCAATCGGGTAGCGAAGCGGGCTATCTGGTTCCGTGGGACGCGCAGCCCAACAACGTATCCAAGGCGGTGACGTTCGACCAACTCAAGGAATTCAGCCGGCGCACCGCCTCGAAACATACGCTCTTGCTGCTGGACGTCGCCGTGCGAGGGTGGGAGGTCAGCGCGGCACAGCCCTTGTCGCTGGAAGGACGGATCACGCCGGAGGACGATCAGGAAAAGCGGGCGGTTCAAGTTTTGACTGCCGGGGATAAAGGCGAGACGGCTGTCAGGACGCAGGATCGCAGTCTGTTCGTTCAGGTGCTTGCCGCGGGGTTAGCCGGTGCCGCGGACCTGGACAAGAACGGATGGTTGATGGCGTCGGAGTTAGGACACTATGCGATCCAGCAGATCCAGGAGCAATCCAAGGGAGCCCAGCACCCGCTGTTCACACAGCTCGAAGGGGACGGCGACACGATTCTCATCGAAGGCCGCAAGGCGGCGTTCAGGCTCGGAGGAGAACCGCAGTCGCCGGCCGAGCGCAAGCAGGCGGCCAAGTTGCAGTACGAGCAGGCGTTTGCGTTGCTGCAGACCGGGAAGTCGGCGGACGAAGCGTTGGATCGCCTCAACCGTGCGCTGGAATACGATCCGGAATACGGCGATGCGTACGTGTTGAAGAGTTACGTGCGGCTCGAAGTCCTGCCGGACCTCAACGAGGCCCTGTCCGCCGGTACGCTGGCCGTGCAGCATGCGCCGAAGAATCCCGACTCGCACTATACGCTGGGATTGATCTACGAAAAGAGGGGACAGTACCAGGAAGCCGAACAAGCCATGTTGAATGCGCTCGCGGTCAATCCGGCCTATATGGACGTCTACTTTTCGCTCGGAGTTCTGTACGAAGACGAACTGAAAAACGATCAGAAGGCGATCGAAGCCTTTCAACGGTACCTGGAACTCGGCGGCAATCACGTGCGAGCCCGCGAAGCCGTCGCGCGGGGCAACCGGTCGCAGCCGGGGAAGCCTTAA